A window of Triticum aestivum cultivar Chinese Spring unplaced genomic scaffold, IWGSC CS RefSeq v2.1 scaffold27977, whole genome shotgun sequence genomic DNA:
ctcccaagtcccgttagccatgatggaatccatctcgctatggaccgcatccttccagtagtcagcttctggagatgcatacgcttctgaaatagaagtgggattatcctccacgaggtatatgaagaaatcatcaccaaaggtctttacagtcctttgtctcttgcccctaccaagggtttcctcattatcctcctcaggattttcatcatgtgtttgtttataatattccatcggatggcaggttcaggagtctcctcagcttcctgtctagaagtgctttgtacatctctcatggggaaaatgtcctcaaagaatgtagcatccttagactccataattgtaccgaccttcatgtcaggtacctcagatttcactactagaaatctatagccaacactattcatagcgtagcccaaattaacacagtccacggtctttggtccaagcttacgctctttggggatcggcacattaactttcgccaagcagccccaagtacgtaagtacgagagtgttgtccttctcttggtccacttctcataaggagtgatctcgttatcctttgtcggaactttattcaggacatgacatgatgtcattatagcctccccccaccatgacttggataaacccgatgtatctaacatggcgttaaccaaatcagttagagtacggttttttcgctcggcaaccccgtttgactggggtgagtagggaggcgtgctctcgtgaataatgccgtgttccgcacaaaaggcatcaaactctttcgagaagtactctccaccacgatctgaccggacttgtttaattttcttttcaagttgattctcaacttctgccttatagattttgaagtagtgtagagcctcatctttagtatttaacagatacacatagcaatatctagtggaatcatctatcaaagtcatgaaatatttcttttcacctttagtcaacacaccattcatctcacaaagattagAATGTATGAGTTCCAGTGGCGCCAATGTGTCTCTCCTCTGCTGCCTTGTGAGTCTTGCGAGGTTGTTAGATTGCACACacgaatggcacttagaacctttggctaaagtgaaactcgagattaaattcgattttgctagccgcgtcataatgccgaaactaatgtgacaaagacgtgaatgccagacttcagattcattaacactcaaatgaatattgttcacgactttattacatagaTCTTCAAGAGAAAGGCGGAACATGCCTCTGCATTCATAACCCTTTCCAAGATATAGttcatatttcgtaacaactaatttattagactcgaataccaacttaaacccttctctacatagaagggagccactaacgaggttcttcttgatggcggggacatgctgcacgttcttcagctgcacgatccttcccgaagtaaacttcagatcgaccgtgccaacaccaagaacagaagcactcgcgccatgccccatcagtacggacccgtgacctgtggcctggtaagaagaaaacaatgaaatgtcagaacacacatgaacacctgcacctgtgtcgacccaccaatcggtggacggccaaactgaaaatacagaaaataaattaccgtacccggatgcaccactctcattgttgctcacaatcatattgacagacttggagtcctgccctggcttcttgtacttgtttgggcacttgttggcccaatgttcaaccgaaccacaagtaaagcagccctcatccttcttgttcttcttgaaggtcttcttacccttcttcttaaagtcggcactctgttggacaccgttctttcccttgggcttgtgggaattggagttcttctgatgcaccatattggccacagaagttccttcgaccccttttccgtgcgagtcctttgcccttgaattctgctcaacactcagatggccaatgacatcctccacagagaattcacgcctctgatgtttcagagtggtggcaaagttcctccaagaattggggagcttagcgattatgcagcccgcgacaaacttgcccggtaactcgcacttaagaagctcaagctccttaacaatgcatattatctcatgagcctgctccaacacaggacggttttcaaccatcttgtaatcatggaactgctctataatatacatctcgctccctgcatcggccgccccgaacttagattcgagcgcctcccaaaAGTCTTTGGCAGACCGCACATGCAAATATGCgtcaaccagcttatctccaatcacgctcagaactgccccgaggaacacgacagtggcctccttgaacgccttctcctgttcaggagcgatcgttcctgtgggagtcacaccggtgacccagaacacgttcatggccgtgagccataaggtggttttagtctgccaacgcttaaagtacgtccccgtaaacggggacggtttcagtgcagcagcaaaaccagaattcgaaaaactcctacacattttaggtttttggattgatgaggaaataggcagtttttcgattaaattaatccatgaatgaatcatgagcatgacatggacatcattgataacacactgattacgatctaacagagcatgtactacgcacatagtagaaacatctatgcatgttgctagtactgctacaacagaaagaaacacgagagggataaacgatgtataccctccaatcggccacgcggcggcggtggcggtggcagcagccgcggcatcctcagcggccttcttgtcggcctcggccttctcagcggcggcacagtcggcgtcggtcgacatggtgatgacgaaggtgatgcagacgtagatgaacagaagcgagcagtcgcgtagtcgctacccaaacacctaatcgcccctctcccgtacatgatccggagaggcggggtttcggagcctgctctcccgtcaaccgtgtacgcggtgaacgggacggagtcgccggcggtaGCAACAGCAGAGGAACAACGTGGGcgtggagacggagatggagatgcgttctgttttcgcggcggctagggttggcagcgccccacatatatatgtgcggccgcgcgtggagagacgtgggctgaacccacgtccaagtcggtagcccatgatccgacgtctcagattgtggccctacctgtcaaagactctccgatCCGGActggcaaaaagaagcgcataggagtgagctcggctcggctcaatcccgcggcgcgtcgtgacgaggcgaggcgtggcgtggcgaggcgagcggaggaggaggagtgcgcgagggcttcttttcttctcaagctccaatagcatgagggagagaatcccttataaaccactccaactctccttccacttccggggtggcactaaacttcccaccaccttgtcatgccacctacatgggcccttagagattaaatctgaaattgtcatatgggctctaggcccatctcatatttcaacagaCACCACATACGACGAGGTCCTTCAATAGCAACGCCTTCAGAAAGAAAACGCCGCTCAAACGCTGCCGTCACCGGATCAAACCACTCAAGGttagaatctaggttttcaccctgaagaatcagtccgagcaatgccttcaacaaggtaacaacgTAAAAACATGCAGTAGCTAGGTATAACCAACTCGAATCAGACTTAAGCTTTCACTCCGGAGCTCAGTGTATCTACATAGAGATCTTAGACGATGGCTAGGACCACACTGTATTCCACAAGGAGCAGATACTTGGCAGTGGAAACAAGTTCAGGCACCTGGTGGTCAAGAGGTTTTCCTTTTTGAGACACTAGTCAAGAGGGGTAAGCTTGAGGGGGCGTCTTGCATCCACAATGATAACATTCCTATGAGGTGTGTACTCTGACATTTCTCGatgtgaagaagcaaaagagaCCGCAACAGGCATCACATAGGGCCAAGTGGGCAAGTGGCGGTGCCAACTCAGAAAGGCTCAGaaagtactcccttcgtctcatAATCTAAGAGCGTTTTAACTCTTTGGGAGTAGCAACCAGCGCAAGTAGGTTCAGACGATGGCACCAACTTAGCAAAAAGGTTGTCTACAAATTTTGCAATAATAAAGAGTAACCCCAACCTCAAAAAGAGCTTCGAGATCAAGCCTAACTAGGTCGCAGTTGCCATGGTGAAGATGCTAGCGAGCCTTGAGGGCAAATCCATGTATCCAACGAGGCCCAGCTGCCACATGGTGGAATATAGGCTAATGAACTTCAAGACCAAGCCTGACGAGGTCCCAgctgccatgttagagcatatGTGCATACGCCCCAAGCTTTGCAAATTTTCATGTATTTTTATTCAAGTTCTTGTGCGGTCCATCAAATGGAAGCAAATTTGTATGGTGATAcaatcaactactccctccgtcccaacgctcttatattatgttatgggacagagggagtagctcgcACTCTTAGAACTTGCGCTCCTAGACAGTAGATTTAATTGGTCAAACAATCAAGCATAACCAACTTCGTAGTCTTGACGGGGCCTTCTTCAACCTAGCTTGGAATGACTCTTTTTCAAACACAACCCAAAAGGCTAGCTAGTCATTATTATTGGAAGTCTCGGCCGAGTGAAATATAACATAAATTACACCActgaaataagagagagagagaaaagctgGTCTTATGCGCTATAGCTTCACCCATGCTTATCAGTTCTGGTTTGTTCTTGTGCACATTAAATTTTGAAATACCAGTTTTTATTTTTCTAGTGGTCAACGAAATTGAACAACaaggatgataaaaagaagaagaaaaacatacTTATTTTAGAACTGTAATCCATAGGCCATAACATATGAGTCGAGTCAAGAAGAAAAACATACTTATTTTACAACTGTAATCCATAGGCCATAACATATGAGTTGAGTCACAAGAAGAAAAACATACTTATTTTACAACTATAATCCATAGGCCATAACATATGAGTTTAGTCATGGATCGTCGGTGCTATCTATATCAGGAGGTGTCATAAAAGAATTGAATGGCCGCACTAGCATATCTCTCTTGCGAAAGAATTCTTTTTCGTGATCTTGTTTTCCACAGAAAAAATCTGCACTGCTTGGGTGCAAGATATTGGATTCATCTGGACAAAATGCACACGAGGCTCTAAAGCGGCACAACGGCTTTTCTGTTGACATTACAGAGAAAGATAAAGACAGAATTAGCTGCAAGTTACATTAAGGATATGGATATACTCAAGTGGCTAGCAAACACAGTATGGCCGAATGTAAAGATAAATTTAGGTAGTACCTAAGATAGTGCATGTTTCAACGGCTATTTGGCACCAGCGtctatcaaaatatagctcggcAAAGAAGTGTTGCGTCTCGGCGGTGGTGTCCACTGGGCGAGCCGAAAAGCCGAGGTGGTACCAGAAAGTTCCCCTAAAACCGACGCAGACGGCGTTCATCTCCGTGGTGGGAGGATACTCAGGATACTCGAACTCGGCACCCTGCATCTCAGCGATCGATCTCAAACTCTCAATCATAAGTATTAAGTACTCGCCTGGATGTATGAGAGGGAGAGACGGAGAGAGTATCATACTGGGTTGTTGGAGTTGTAATGTTCAAGGGCGACGTCGACAAGCTGAGAAATTCGGAAGGCGACGGTATCTCTGTCTCCAAATAAACAAGGGTACACCAAATAAATAAACATAATGGATGGATCTTTCGTTCGATGGTTGGTTATTCAGGGCAATCAGCCGTTCATCGAGTGAAACTCATAATAAGTACTCCTATAAGAATAGATACATGCAAGCAATTGAGGAAATTTACAGAAAAAATATATCCAGTAGCTACGAATTACATACTCTTTTGACATACGGCTGCCTGGGGGAGGGTTGGCGTAATCAAAGGCagcggcgccgccgtcgccgccggcagTGGAAGAGAATAAGGAACCCATCGATGGATCAATGTCCCGGTGCCTCTTGGCGGCTGGCCAAAGTAAATAGAAGG
This region includes:
- the LOC123172980 gene encoding uncharacterized protein; the protein is MGSLFSSTAGGDGGAAAFDYANPPPGSRMSKEDTVAFRISQLVDVALEHYNSNNPGAEFEYPEYPPTTEMNAVCVGFRGTFWYHLGFSARPVDTTAETQHFFAELYFDRRWCQIAVETCTILEKPLCRFRASCAFCPDESNILHPSSADFFCGKQDHEKEFFRKRDMLVRPFNSFMTPPDIDSTDDP